CACAGTGGTGTGAAGATTTGGGTCGTCTTTTGTTGTTGAGACATCAAAGGATGGGAAATCCCACCCCTATTGGATCACCTGATCCAATGAATGCTCACATGATGACAAAATCGATGAGCCCAGCTCCTAATGCTGTTCCAAACAGGTTAACACCAATTCACAGACGGTAAGTGTGTGTGTTAAATGATCCAATATACTATAACTGGTGTAGTACTTGAGTATGCAGTTTCACTAATAGGGATAGCATTACTGTTTTTGTTAGTGGAaatattacaagtacatgttaTGTTTGTGTATTAGGGATATGGGTATGATGTCACCAAATGATACACCAGTTAACCCTCTATCAATGTGGCCACCTGAACAAGAATATGCACAACATCCTCATCCTCCACAAAGACCTCATCCCCAGACAGTGTCTGTGGTTACTACAGTGTATGGCACTGTATCGATCACCTCCTGTCCTACGGACAGTATGCAGACTCTACCTACAGTAACTACAGCATCATCGAACTGTGTCAAGTCTTATCCTGGACATGGTAAAGAGACCAGTAGTGATCAGTGGAATGGTCCAGCATCAGCAGCAGCTGCAGCcgctgtagctgctgcagcgGCAACTGCTACTGCGACTGCCACAGCAACAGCTACAGCTCAACTAAATCACAATCAACCCCAACACGAAATGAATAAACCTGATCAGCAACAGCAACCAGGTGGTGTAGTAGGTGTAGTAGGGCAGAAACTcgtacaacagcaacaacaacatgtAATGGATGATCATAATTTTAGAAGAACTCCTACGGCAACTAAACCAATGTATTCTCAAGACCACAGTACCACTCCCGGTGTCTTACCACAACAAACCATGCAGTCACAGGCAATGTATCCCAACCATGCAGCAACTCCTTCGCCGTCGATTCCCCCTCAACCTCAACTACACACAGCACCTCATCCACAGACCTTGCAAGAAATCCAACCCACAATACATCCAAATCCTAACCTCCAATCTCCCATGTACCAGCAACATTCCATGCAGCGTATGGTTGCACCTAATGTGCAGGCACACACCCTTCAGCAGCCACACACCCTTCAGCAGCCACACCCTCAGCAACAACAAGCTCAGTATATGCATAGCTATGGTGGGAGTGGTCAACCGACTAGTTTACAACATCAACAGCAGTACAGTCACatgcagcaacagcagcaaatGATGCAGATGGGGTCCCCACAACCATCGCAACAATATCTACCCCAGTACTATTCTCAAACTGGCCACATGGTACAACCAAACATGCACCATCCTCAAGTGATGCAGAAACAAGTTGCTTATGACATGCAATATGGCAGGGAACGGCCTAGCTCACTGTCCCTTGAAGATGCCCAATACCAAAGAGAACTGTTGTATTTACAGCAAAAACAACAGCAACCACCTCCAAAATACCCATACGTTGCTCCGTCACCTCAACAAAAATACGGAGGTATTTATACAATTTTTGTTGTAATTATTGTTAATGTttacttttaaatttagctttcTCTCCGGTTCCTCCTGCACAAGGAGGCTACTATCCGCAATATGCTGCTAGTCCAGAGACAGGACAAATCTATGCTAACTCTCACAGATCTACACCTTATGTAGCCCAGTCACCTGCATCAGTACAATCTCCATACCGTCAACCTGGTACTCCGTACTCCAATGAGACTAACATACAAACCATTGATACTCAAGTGACAGGTGCAGTGTGTTGACTTTGTACTACTTTGGGTTGTGAATGGTATACATTTTTGTGTAGAAGTATTGAGATTGACATTCCCCATTCGTGATGGAGTGTTACTTAAACCATTTCAATTGGAGCATGGCAAGAATTTGAGTGACCACTACTTTCAGTTGAGAGACTCAGTGCATGGAACATTGCTACAAAGGTGAGGGTTTTATTAGGAGTGTATATTAAACATAGCTTTTTAATATGCTTTGTATTAAAACTTTATAGAAATGATTTGGAGCTGCAGTTTAAGTGTTACCATAATGATGATAAACAGCAGTTGTGTAACTGGCCAGCTAGTATATCAATTAGTGTTAATAATATTCCACTATCCATTGATCGACCCACACACCAAGGGGACAACAAAACACTACACAAACCATTACACATTAAACAAGTCTGTCAGCCTGGCCAGAACTCTATACAGATAGCCACCTCTGCGTGCTGTTGTGTAAGTGGATGTGTGCACTGTCTTTCTTGATGTGTCCTGTGTGTGTTACTGATAAGCACCTCTGTGTCTCATGTTCACCACATATTCTTACTTGATGTGTTGTCTGTTGTGATGATTGAATGATGTAGTTTACGAACACTACCGTCGAGTTGTTAATTGTTTACTTTCTTCAATAGTCACATTTGTTTGTACTTCAACTGGTTCATCGACCCAGTGTATCATCGGTACTACAAGGTCTTCAGAAGAAGAGATTGTTACCATCAGATCGTTGTATCATGAAAAGTATGTAGCTAGTTGTCTCTGCTGTTGTGATGATAATTGTGTGTTTGTC
The Dysidea avara chromosome 7, odDysAvar1.4, whole genome shotgun sequence genome window above contains:
- the LOC136262138 gene encoding zinc finger MIZ domain-containing protein 1-like isoform X1, with translation MAHPAAMAVSHMAPATPISMERHIHQTNERLHVIRQQLATPAGFVTATRELLDWCSDIRAFQPHFESGLMNCLQVVSRFAASPGFDLELGYRLLAVCSHHKERFSAKFSAMLTQWCEDLGRLLLLRHQRMGNPTPIGSPDPMNAHMMTKSMSPAPNAVPNRLTPIHRRDMGMMSPNDTPVNPLSMWPPEQEYAQHPHPPQRPHPQTVSVVTTVYGTVSITSCPTDSMQTLPTVTTASSNCVKSYPGHGKETSSDQWNGPASAAAAAAVAAAAATATATATATATAQLNHNQPQHEMNKPDQQQQPGGVVGVVGQKLVQQQQQHVMDDHNFRRTPTATKPMYSQDHSTTPGVLPQQTMQSQAMYPNHAATPSPSIPPQPQLHTAPHPQTLQEIQPTIHPNPNLQSPMYQQHSMQRMVAPNVQAHTLQQPHTLQQPHPQQQQAQYMHSYGGSGQPTSLQHQQQYSHMQQQQQMMQMGSPQPSQQYLPQYYSQTGHMVQPNMHHPQVMQKQVAYDMQYGRERPSSLSLEDAQYQRELLYLQQKQQQPPPKYPYVAPSPQQKYGAFSPVPPAQGGYYPQYAASPETGQIYANSHRSTPYVAQSPASVQSPYRQPGTPYSNETNIQTIDTQVTEVLRLTFPIRDGVLLKPFQLEHGKNLSDHYFQLRDSVHGTLLQRNDLELQFKCYHNDDKQQLCNWPASISISVNNIPLSIDRPTHQGDNKTLHKPLHIKQVCQPGQNSIQIATSACCCSHLFVLQLVHRPSVSSVLQGLQKKRLLPSDRCIMKIRKWFALNSSVPDDVQQTGVKVSLKCPITYRKIMLPARGGECKHIQCFDLESYLQMNCDRGAWRCPVCNNNAQLEGLEIDQYIFEILRSLNEKNVDVEEVTIDPEAKWTFAEKKDGTVKSEPEDAPPTKRCKMESSPQTSGSSPSLKLHDTQSTSTSSSAYMNTSTNSGTSLNLQTSSAPPPNVVIPPQHTSNPPSVGSTASQSATPIQLHPPTGPVHALSNQLNLQQNFSPQASGNVPPGSVSVQQQPYAHSYPSSMQQQQHHQGNVSTSFVHQTSQQHSTTSTAGSSLSATNSTIDFDSALDLGIDQFPDPSDLSLLNCLDTDAIPTNEEDILSMLSS
- the LOC136262138 gene encoding zinc finger MIZ domain-containing protein 1-like isoform X2, which produces MAHPAAMAVSHMAPATPISMERHIHQTNERLHVIRQQLATPAGFVTATRELLDWCSDIRAFQPHFESGLMNCLQVVSRFAASPGFDLELGYRLLAVCSHHKERFSAKFSAMLTQWCEDLGRLLLLRHQRMGNPTPIGSPDPMNAHMMTKSMSPAPNAVPNRLTPIHRRDMGMMSPNDTPVNPLSMWPPEQEYAQHPHPPQRPHPQTVSVVTTVYGTVSITSCPTDSMQTLPTVTTASSNCVKSYPGHGKETSSDQWNGPASAAAAAAVAAAAATATATATATATAQLNHNQPQHEMNKPDQQQQPGGVVGVVGQKLVQQQQQHVMDDHNFRRTPTATKPMYSQDHSTTPGVLPQQTMQSQAMYPNHAATPSPSIPPQPQLHTAPHPQTLQEIQPTIHPNPNLQSPMYQQHSMQRMVAPNVQAHTLQQPHTLQQPHPQQQQAQYMHSYGGSGQPTSLQHQQQYSHMQQQQQMMQMGSPQPSQQYLPQYYSQTGHMVQPNMHHPQVMQKQVAYDMQYGRERPSSLSLEDAQYQRELLYLQQKQQQPPPKYPYVAPSPQQKYGAFSPVPPAQGGYYPQYAASPETGQIYANSHRSTPYVAQSPASVQSPYRQPGTPYSNETNIQTIDTQVTVLRLTFPIRDGVLLKPFQLEHGKNLSDHYFQLRDSVHGTLLQRNDLELQFKCYHNDDKQQLCNWPASISISVNNIPLSIDRPTHQGDNKTLHKPLHIKQVCQPGQNSIQIATSACCCSHLFVLQLVHRPSVSSVLQGLQKKRLLPSDRCIMKIRKWFALNSSVPDDVQQTGVKVSLKCPITYRKIMLPARGGECKHIQCFDLESYLQMNCDRGAWRCPVCNNNAQLEGLEIDQYIFEILRSLNEKNVDVEEVTIDPEAKWTFAEKKDGTVKSEPEDAPPTKRCKMESSPQTSGSSPSLKLHDTQSTSTSSSAYMNTSTNSGTSLNLQTSSAPPPNVVIPPQHTSNPPSVGSTASQSATPIQLHPPTGPVHALSNQLNLQQNFSPQASGNVPPGSVSVQQQPYAHSYPSSMQQQQHHQGNVSTSFVHQTSQQHSTTSTAGSSLSATNSTIDFDSALDLGIDQFPDPSDLSLLNCLDTDAIPTNEEDILSMLSS